One genomic region from Thermomicrobium sp. 4228-Ro encodes:
- a CDS encoding ABC transporter permease, whose protein sequence is MATTGAGMTGRAERLDALVWAARPHRTLWRDALSRLLANRLALFGLIMVSLFTIMAIFAPILAPYPYDKADFSAVSQFPTWTGKYPLGTDLVGRDMLSRLIWGAQVSMLVGLGAQVIVFLIGVPIGALAGYLGGRVDAILMRFVDVMYAFPQLLFVILIMAALGRGMQNIFIAIGVTGWVTLARLTRAEFLALRERDFVIAARAAGASPWRIITRHMLPNALSPIIVALTFGIPQAIFTEAALSFIGIGIPEPRPSWGKMAGETQQYITSYWYMPIFPTILIALLMLSFTFLGDGLRDALDPRTRKRD, encoded by the coding sequence ATGGCGACGACTGGCGCTGGAATGACAGGACGAGCGGAGCGGCTGGACGCACTGGTCTGGGCCGCGCGCCCGCACCGGACGCTCTGGCGCGACGCGCTCAGCCGCTTGCTGGCCAACCGCCTGGCCCTGTTCGGTCTCATCATGGTCAGCCTCTTTACCATCATGGCGATCTTCGCGCCGATCCTCGCACCGTACCCGTACGACAAGGCGGACTTCTCGGCTGTTTCGCAGTTCCCCACCTGGACCGGGAAGTACCCGCTCGGTACCGACCTCGTCGGCCGCGATATGCTCAGCCGCCTGATTTGGGGCGCACAGGTCTCGATGCTGGTCGGACTCGGCGCGCAGGTGATCGTTTTCTTGATCGGTGTGCCGATCGGCGCACTCGCCGGTTACCTCGGCGGGCGCGTTGACGCGATCCTCATGCGTTTCGTCGACGTGATGTACGCGTTTCCGCAACTGCTCTTCGTGATTCTGATCATGGCGGCGCTCGGACGTGGAATGCAGAACATCTTCATCGCGATCGGCGTCACGGGTTGGGTCACGCTGGCGCGGCTCACCCGCGCCGAGTTCCTGGCACTCCGCGAGCGCGATTTCGTGATCGCTGCACGGGCGGCCGGCGCGTCGCCCTGGCGGATCATCACGCGCCATATGCTCCCCAACGCGCTGTCGCCGATCATCGTCGCACTCACGTTCGGTATCCCGCAAGCGATCTTCACCGAGGCGGCGCTGAGCTTCATCGGCATCGGCATCCCGGAGCCACGACCGAGTTGGGGCAAGATGGCCGGCGAGACGCAGCAGTACATCACCTCCTACTGGTACATGCCGATCTTCCCGACTATCCTCATCGCGCTCCTGATGCTGAGCTTTACCTTCCTCGGTGATGGGCTTCGCGACGCGCTCGACCCGCGCACGCGCAAACGCGACTGA
- a CDS encoding ABC transporter permease, with translation MAAYIARRLLMIIPTLIAISLITFIIMHATPGSPLQPRAPNANPLPPAAQEALAKKYGLDKPLWQQYLNYLRHIFTLDFGYSYQYQTREVREIMASTLPISLHLGIMAMALAILIGIPLGVIAAINQNGPVDYLCSLIATLGVAVPNFILALFLIVLLVLLIPVVPRTGGWDSPIDWVLPTIALALGPIGIIARYTRASMVEVLRQDFVRTAYAKGLNDRQVIVRHVLKNGLIPPITILGPMFAAIGTGSPFVEKIFRVPGMGRFFVDSLIARDYPMIMAVILIYGAFLAVMNIVVDILYGIVDPRIRLA, from the coding sequence ATGGCAGCGTATATCGCTCGGCGCTTACTGATGATCATTCCGACGCTCATTGCAATTTCTCTGATTACCTTCATCATCATGCATGCGACACCAGGGAGTCCCTTGCAACCGCGTGCTCCCAATGCCAACCCTCTTCCCCCAGCAGCACAGGAAGCGCTCGCCAAGAAGTACGGCCTGGACAAGCCGCTGTGGCAGCAGTACCTCAACTACCTCCGCCACATCTTTACGCTCGACTTCGGTTATTCGTATCAATATCAGACGCGTGAGGTGCGGGAGATCATGGCGAGCACGCTGCCCATTTCCTTGCACCTGGGTATCATGGCCATGGCACTCGCCATCCTGATCGGTATCCCGCTCGGGGTCATCGCGGCGATCAACCAGAACGGTCCGGTCGACTACCTCTGTAGTTTGATCGCGACATTGGGTGTAGCGGTGCCGAACTTCATCCTCGCCCTGTTCCTCATCGTGCTCTTAGTCCTCCTCATTCCGGTCGTACCACGTACCGGCGGATGGGACTCACCGATCGATTGGGTCCTGCCGACCATCGCACTCGCACTCGGCCCGATCGGAATCATCGCGCGCTACACCCGGGCGAGTATGGTCGAGGTACTCCGGCAAGACTTCGTCCGCACCGCGTACGCGAAGGGCCTCAATGACCGGCAGGTCATCGTGCGGCACGTGCTCAAGAACGGCCTCATCCCACCCATCACGATTCTCGGGCCGATGTTCGCTGCCATCGGAACCGGGTCGCCGTTCGTCGAAAAGATCTTTCGGGTTCCTGGTATGGGTCGTTTCTTCGTCGATAGCTTGATCGCCCGGGATTACCCGATGATCATGGCCGTCATCCTGATCTACGGTGCATTCTTGGCCGTCATGAACATCGTCGTCGACATTCTCTACGGTATCGTCGACCCGCGCATTCGGCTGGCCTGA
- a CDS encoding NAD(P)/FAD-dependent oxidoreductase, giving the protein MTQHEVFDTTIIGGGPVGLFAAFYAGMRGLKTKIIDSLPELGGQLIAVYPEKYIYDIAGFPKILAKDYVKGAVEQGLSTGAVPCLGETAQTLEWLEDAGSYRLTTDKGEHYTRTVIICAGVGSFEPKRLEAPGVRDFEGRGVTYLVRSLEEFRDKDVVIVGGGDSAVDWALAVYPLARSTTLVHRSKFRAHERSVQQLHESPVALYYPFYEVKEVHGNAWLEEVVVHQTRTGEERVFPAQALIIAIGFAADLGPLKSWGLTIERNGIVVDPRTMSTGLPGVFAAGDVAVYPGKFKLIATGVAEAITAVNHAVVHIDPSARLDAGHSTNVMEKRERATASAS; this is encoded by the coding sequence ATGACGCAGCACGAAGTGTTCGATACCACGATCATCGGTGGGGGGCCGGTGGGGCTCTTCGCCGCCTTCTACGCCGGCATGCGCGGCCTCAAGACCAAGATCATCGACTCCCTGCCCGAACTCGGCGGCCAGCTCATCGCCGTCTACCCCGAAAAGTACATCTACGATATCGCCGGTTTCCCCAAGATCCTGGCCAAGGACTATGTCAAGGGCGCGGTCGAGCAGGGCCTCTCGACCGGCGCCGTCCCCTGCCTCGGCGAGACCGCTCAGACGCTCGAGTGGCTCGAGGACGCCGGCTCCTATCGCCTGACGACCGACAAGGGTGAGCATTACACCCGGACCGTCATCATCTGCGCCGGCGTCGGCTCCTTCGAGCCCAAGCGCCTCGAGGCACCCGGTGTCCGAGACTTCGAAGGCCGCGGCGTGACCTACCTCGTCCGTTCCCTCGAAGAGTTCCGCGACAAGGACGTGGTGATCGTCGGTGGCGGCGACTCCGCCGTCGACTGGGCCCTGGCGGTGTATCCGCTCGCCCGCTCGACGACGCTCGTCCACCGCTCCAAGTTCCGCGCCCACGAGCGCTCGGTCCAGCAGCTGCACGAGTCGCCAGTGGCGCTCTACTACCCGTTCTACGAGGTCAAGGAGGTGCACGGTAACGCCTGGCTGGAGGAAGTCGTCGTCCACCAGACCCGCACCGGCGAGGAACGCGTCTTCCCCGCTCAGGCGCTGATCATCGCCATCGGCTTCGCAGCAGACTTGGGTCCGCTCAAGAGCTGGGGCCTGACGATCGAGCGCAACGGCATCGTCGTCGACCCACGCACGATGAGCACCGGCCTCCCCGGTGTCTTCGCCGCCGGTGACGTCGCCGTCTATCCCGGCAAGTTCAAGCTGATCGCCACCGGCGTCGCCGAGGCGATCACCGCCGTCAACCACGCGGTTGTCCATATCGACCCGTCCGCCCGGCTCGATGCCGGCCACTCCACCAACGTGATGGAAAAGCGCGAGCGCGCCACCGCATCGGCGAGTTGA
- a CDS encoding TrkH family potassium uptake protein, which yields MERVRHPSRPHEQVRRPGDRVVRRAVARREAVQLPRPRVHRRPRPIAFRLVVGFALLIAIGTVLLSLPFASADGQRARLVDALFTATSAVCVTGLAVRDTATAWSGFGQAVILLLIQLGGFGFATSATLLLALLGIRPTLRDRLACGMSLGEPGPGGVVRLLRRLAILTLAIEATGGLLLLPSGIAATQSFLRGLWWAVFHSVSAFNNAGFDIVGGYRSLTPYQHAPEVLLPIAALIILGGLSFAVLSDLVRERRWGRLTLDSKLVLAMTGVLLALGTLLILFFEWHNPRTLGPLPWTDKLLNAFFQAVVPRTAGFNSIDVAGMNDESAFVTIGLMFIGGASGSFAGGIKVQSFAVLVLAVWTVLRGRPHVVAFGREIPGEFVYRAMAIALLAVALVFVSSFVISLVEPFSLLEIWFESASAFGTVGLSMGITPELHTLSKIVLVATMFAGRLGPLTLALALAERARPEPIRYARTAVALG from the coding sequence ATGGAGCGCGTGAGACATCCCAGTCGCCCGCACGAGCAAGTTCGGCGACCAGGCGATCGCGTCGTCCGCCGGGCGGTCGCCCGGCGTGAAGCGGTTCAACTCCCCCGGCCTCGTGTGCATCGGCGCCCCCGACCGATCGCGTTTCGGCTCGTGGTCGGCTTCGCGCTGCTCATCGCGATCGGTACTGTGTTGCTGAGCCTTCCCTTCGCTTCGGCTGATGGCCAGCGTGCCAGGCTGGTCGATGCGCTCTTCACGGCGACCTCGGCCGTGTGCGTGACCGGTCTTGCTGTGCGCGATACGGCGACAGCCTGGAGCGGCTTCGGGCAGGCTGTGATCCTCCTCCTGATCCAGCTCGGCGGTTTTGGGTTCGCGACCAGTGCGACGTTGCTCCTCGCGCTCCTCGGTATCCGCCCCACCTTACGGGATCGGTTGGCCTGCGGCATGAGTCTCGGGGAACCCGGGCCAGGCGGCGTGGTACGGTTGCTCCGCCGGCTGGCGATCCTGACGCTCGCTATCGAAGCGACAGGAGGGCTCCTGCTCCTTCCCAGCGGGATCGCGGCGACTCAGTCGTTTCTCCGAGGCCTGTGGTGGGCGGTCTTCCACAGCGTCTCGGCTTTCAACAATGCAGGATTCGATATCGTCGGTGGGTATCGTTCGCTGACACCATACCAGCATGCGCCAGAGGTACTGCTCCCGATCGCCGCGCTCATCATTCTGGGTGGACTCAGTTTCGCGGTGCTCTCCGATTTGGTGCGCGAACGTCGCTGGGGGCGCTTGACGTTAGATAGCAAGCTCGTGCTCGCGATGACAGGTGTGTTGCTCGCTCTCGGTACGCTTCTCATCCTCTTCTTTGAGTGGCACAATCCGCGAACACTCGGTCCGCTTCCCTGGACGGACAAGCTCTTGAACGCCTTCTTCCAGGCAGTCGTCCCCCGGACGGCTGGTTTCAATTCGATCGACGTCGCTGGCATGAACGACGAGTCGGCATTCGTGACGATCGGTCTCATGTTTATCGGTGGAGCGAGCGGCTCGTTCGCTGGTGGAATCAAGGTACAGAGCTTCGCCGTGCTTGTCCTCGCTGTATGGACAGTGCTCCGTGGGCGGCCACACGTGGTCGCTTTTGGGCGGGAGATTCCGGGAGAGTTCGTGTACCGGGCGATGGCTATCGCCCTCCTGGCGGTCGCACTCGTCTTCGTCAGCAGTTTCGTCATCTCGCTCGTCGAACCGTTCAGCCTGCTGGAGATCTGGTTCGAGTCGGCATCGGCCTTCGGTACGGTCGGCCTGAGCATGGGAATCACGCCCGAGCTGCATACACTGAGCAAGATCGTGCTCGTCGCGACCATGTTCGCGGGACGTCTCGGGCCACTCACCCTGGCGCTGGCGCTCGCCGAGCGAGCCCGGCCCGAGCCAATCCGTTATGCCCGTACAGCGGTGGCGCTCGGCTGA
- a CDS encoding potassium transporter TrkG — protein MERRLRPRHPSRPPAHVRRPGDRTIRREAWTSETISLRMPRRYRVTVPILVVLWFGTALLTLLGTLLLRWPATWQGGQAVSWWEAAFVALSAICTAGFAPVDVATTWNRIGQLVLVLLVEVGGVSYVATATVLLAGIMRRTIVYEAHHVLGMRLGEEQLGELWPLLRRLLLATLAIQFVGFGMLLVPSLSLHGTIAEALWWSLATAVTAFHNAGFDFEPGLGGFTGYQRYPLVIIPVGLLVSLGATGFPVLSDIVTRRSWRRLYPDTRLVLTTMLALLAIGTMGIWLLERSNPATLAGLPWYQQVLDSLAVALSRTGGPRVIETRMLGEETTFLFGALTFIGGASGSVAGGVKVQAFCLLLLAILATIRGSRSVVVFGREVPDWQIFRALATAVFALLVMFLGTVILAAWAPYQLTTVWLLVVQAFALAGSEGQLVANLDVGGQSLLAALIVLGRFGPLLLAVVFATRVPREIVHYAQESVRLG, from the coding sequence GTGGAACGTAGACTACGACCGAGACATCCCAGTCGTCCACCAGCGCATGTGCGTCGTCCGGGAGACCGGACGATCCGGCGGGAGGCATGGACCAGCGAGACGATCTCGCTCCGGATGCCGCGTCGCTACCGCGTGACGGTTCCCATCCTGGTGGTCCTCTGGTTCGGTACCGCTCTCCTCACGCTCCTCGGCACGCTCCTGCTCCGCTGGCCGGCCACCTGGCAAGGCGGTCAAGCTGTGTCCTGGTGGGAGGCGGCCTTCGTCGCGCTCTCAGCGATCTGCACTGCTGGGTTCGCACCGGTCGATGTGGCGACGACGTGGAATCGGATCGGGCAGCTCGTTCTCGTCCTGCTCGTCGAGGTGGGGGGCGTGAGCTACGTCGCGACGGCGACGGTGCTGCTGGCAGGGATCATGCGGCGGACGATCGTCTACGAAGCACATCACGTGCTGGGTATGCGCCTCGGTGAAGAACAACTCGGCGAACTCTGGCCATTGCTCCGTCGGCTCTTGCTCGCGACGCTCGCGATCCAGTTCGTTGGTTTTGGCATGCTTCTGGTGCCGAGTCTCTCCCTGCACGGTACTATCGCCGAAGCGCTCTGGTGGTCGCTCGCGACTGCTGTCACCGCGTTCCACAATGCCGGATTCGATTTCGAGCCGGGTCTGGGTGGTTTCACCGGGTACCAGCGGTACCCGCTGGTGATCATTCCGGTCGGTCTGCTGGTGTCGCTCGGCGCGACTGGTTTCCCAGTGCTTTCCGATATCGTCACGCGGCGGTCCTGGCGACGACTCTATCCCGATACCCGACTCGTACTCACGACGATGCTGGCTTTACTCGCCATCGGAACGATGGGCATCTGGTTGCTCGAGCGGTCCAATCCAGCAACCCTCGCTGGACTGCCCTGGTACCAGCAGGTGCTCGACTCGCTCGCGGTGGCGCTCAGTCGGACTGGTGGGCCGCGCGTCATCGAAACGCGCATGCTCGGCGAGGAAACGACTTTCCTCTTCGGCGCGCTCACCTTCATCGGTGGGGCGAGCGGGTCAGTAGCCGGTGGCGTGAAGGTTCAGGCTTTCTGCTTACTCCTGCTCGCGATTCTGGCAACGATCCGGGGGAGTCGTTCGGTGGTCGTCTTCGGCCGTGAAGTACCGGACTGGCAGATCTTCCGCGCGCTCGCGACAGCGGTCTTCGCGCTCCTGGTGATGTTTCTGGGGACGGTCATCCTGGCGGCCTGGGCACCTTACCAGCTCACGACTGTGTGGTTGCTCGTCGTCCAGGCTTTCGCTCTGGCTGGATCGGAGGGCCAGTTGGTCGCGAACTTGGACGTCGGTGGACAGAGCCTGCTGGCTGCACTCATCGTGTTGGGACGATTCGGCCCGCTGCTTCTCGCCGTCGTGTTTGCGACTCGTGTGCCACGAGAGATCGTCCATTACGCGCAAGAATCGGTCCGGCTCGGCTAG
- a CDS encoding potassium channel family protein — protein sequence MRKQFMVLGVGRFGSAVAIELERLGHEVLAIDRSERAIEAVADYVTHAVTADVTDLEVLRTLGAQDFDAAVVAIGADERSSIMATVLLKKLGVRFVLAKAQNQLHGDILTMVGADRVVYPERETGIRVAHSLTMPLAKDYFDVGPGYGLAKVVVDQRMAGKTLEELDLRERFGVTPLFLRRGDQVIMNPHRGERLHLGDELTIAGRDEQLQQVLLL from the coding sequence ATGCGGAAGCAGTTCATGGTGCTGGGTGTCGGTCGGTTCGGGAGTGCTGTCGCGATCGAGCTGGAACGGCTCGGACACGAGGTCTTGGCGATCGATCGTTCCGAGCGCGCGATCGAGGCGGTGGCGGATTACGTGACGCATGCGGTAACCGCTGACGTCACTGACCTCGAAGTGCTCCGGACGCTCGGTGCCCAGGACTTCGACGCTGCCGTTGTCGCGATCGGAGCCGACGAACGTTCCAGCATCATGGCGACCGTGCTGCTGAAAAAGCTCGGTGTGCGCTTCGTCCTCGCCAAAGCGCAGAACCAACTCCACGGCGATATCCTGACGATGGTCGGTGCCGACCGCGTCGTCTACCCCGAGCGTGAGACCGGTATCCGCGTCGCCCACAGCTTGACGATGCCACTTGCGAAAGATTATTTCGACGTCGGACCAGGATACGGTCTGGCCAAGGTCGTGGTCGACCAGCGTATGGCGGGGAAGACGTTGGAGGAACTGGACTTGCGGGAGCGGTTCGGCGTGACCCCCCTGTTCTTGCGGCGCGGCGACCAGGTCATCATGAATCCCCACCGTGGAGAACGTCTGCACCTCGGTGACGAGTTGACGATCGCCGGACGTGACGAACAGCTCCAGCAAGTGCTCCTGCTGTGA
- a CDS encoding fumarylacetoacetate hydrolase family protein produces the protein MRLARIIVDGRPTPVVVEGDIAYEAIGDWFAGAPRRGRELGPFESFAVLPPVERPSKIVAVGLNYAAHVTENDPTRKIPDEPVVFLKPPSALLSHGGTILLPPGNRIDYEAELCIVIGRRAYRVGETEALDYVLGYTCGNDVSHRDQQYKDGQWVRGKGYDTFCPLGPWIETEVDPSDLAIVSRLNGEVRQNARTSQMLFPPAFLIAFISNVMTLEPGDVIMTGTPYGVGPMEPGDVVEVEIEGIGVLRNPVGARADRC, from the coding sequence GTGCGTCTGGCACGGATCATCGTCGATGGGCGGCCGACACCGGTCGTGGTCGAGGGTGACATCGCCTATGAGGCGATCGGTGACTGGTTCGCCGGGGCTCCGCGGCGAGGACGGGAGCTCGGGCCGTTCGAGTCGTTCGCCGTCCTTCCACCGGTCGAGCGCCCGAGCAAGATCGTCGCCGTGGGGTTGAACTATGCTGCGCACGTGACGGAAAACGATCCGACGCGGAAGATCCCCGACGAACCGGTGGTTTTCCTCAAGCCGCCGAGTGCATTGCTCAGCCATGGTGGGACGATCCTGCTGCCGCCGGGGAATCGGATCGACTACGAAGCGGAGCTGTGTATCGTGATCGGTCGCCGGGCGTACCGTGTAGGCGAGACAGAGGCGCTCGACTACGTGTTGGGCTATACCTGTGGTAACGACGTCAGTCACCGTGACCAGCAGTACAAGGACGGCCAGTGGGTACGTGGCAAGGGGTACGATACCTTCTGCCCCCTCGGCCCTTGGATCGAGACCGAGGTCGATCCGAGCGATCTCGCGATCGTCTCGCGGCTCAATGGCGAGGTGCGACAGAATGCCCGGACGAGTCAGATGTTGTTCCCACCAGCGTTTCTGATCGCCTTCATCTCGAACGTGATGACGCTGGAACCGGGCGACGTGATCATGACCGGCACTCCATACGGGGTCGGCCCGATGGAGCCGGGCGATGTCGTCGAAGTGGAAATCGAAGGGATCGGCGTCCTGCGCAATCCAGTCGGGGCGCGTGCCGATCGCTGCTGA
- a CDS encoding HD domain-containing protein, which translates to MTGLDGWLRFFRLVGRLKTLRRQGWVDRGVRVPESVADHSFRLALMAWLLAQERPGLDAERAALLALAHDVAEALAGDRTPFDAALRAGAERERLFRQRPVYDPESEAKKAAAERAALQELAATLPGSVGTELVTAWEEYEAGQTAEARFVRQLDKLETVLQAFEYRAQQPELIIDSFVLGAMEAVTDPELRRLLEQAIEETKWQPPAEG; encoded by the coding sequence GTGACCGGGCTGGACGGCTGGCTCCGCTTCTTCCGGCTCGTCGGCCGACTGAAGACGCTCCGCCGTCAAGGCTGGGTCGACCGTGGTGTGCGCGTGCCCGAGTCGGTCGCCGATCATAGCTTCCGCCTCGCACTCATGGCCTGGCTCCTGGCTCAGGAACGCCCGGGCCTCGACGCTGAGCGTGCGGCGCTCCTGGCATTGGCGCACGATGTCGCTGAGGCTCTCGCCGGCGACCGGACACCGTTCGATGCTGCGCTTCGGGCTGGTGCGGAGCGGGAGCGCTTGTTCCGCCAGCGGCCGGTCTACGATCCGGAAAGCGAGGCGAAGAAGGCAGCCGCTGAACGGGCTGCCTTGCAGGAGTTGGCTGCCACGTTGCCTGGATCAGTCGGTACGGAACTGGTGACAGCGTGGGAAGAGTACGAAGCAGGGCAGACAGCGGAGGCGCGTTTCGTCCGTCAGCTCGACAAGCTCGAGACGGTGCTTCAGGCCTTCGAGTATCGAGCCCAGCAGCCGGAACTGATCATCGATTCGTTCGTGCTCGGAGCGATGGAAGCGGTCACCGACCCGGAGCTTCGTCGTTTGCTGGAGCAGGCGATCGAGGAGACGAAATGGCAGCCACCTGCCGAGGGTTGA
- a CDS encoding hemolysin family protein, with translation MPLVGELLVIVALLAVNGALAAAELAIVSVRRAHLHALAEEGSTAARQVLRLLEEPSRLLATIQVGVTLATFFTSAVGAVSLAEPLASLLRRLPISEQEASAVALVVVTVGLSFASIVLGELVPKTLAVQHAERLALVAARPLVWLSRVASPVVWFLSGATTIALRVLGVRYPGRVPSVTREELLTLLDVAAREGSVSREEARLIEDAFEFGEITVRTVMVPRVDMITVAASMPLAQAVEHFFRTGLSRLPVIGDSPDDVRGVLYIKDVFRIVWQQPAMKEQPCHRFARPAVFVPEHTPARQALRLLRLRRTKIAIVVDEFGGVAGLVTLEDLLERIVGEIADEFDPDYEPLREIAPGVLEVDGRVSLDELLDRLELDEEELGVEFEAESVGGVIIEFLGRFPEVGDTVQLGPLRLEVRSMEGYRVRVVRVTYEARSAE, from the coding sequence ATGCCACTGGTCGGCGAACTGTTGGTGATCGTCGCGCTCCTGGCCGTGAACGGTGCGCTCGCTGCTGCGGAACTTGCCATCGTTTCCGTTCGGCGGGCGCACTTGCATGCGCTCGCCGAGGAAGGGAGCACGGCTGCACGACAGGTGCTGCGCCTCCTCGAGGAGCCGTCGCGGCTGTTGGCGACGATTCAGGTGGGCGTGACGCTGGCAACGTTCTTCACGTCGGCGGTCGGCGCAGTTTCTCTGGCCGAACCGCTCGCCTCGCTGCTCCGACGTCTGCCGATCAGCGAGCAGGAGGCTTCGGCGGTTGCCCTCGTGGTCGTGACCGTCGGGCTCTCGTTCGCCAGTATCGTCTTGGGTGAACTCGTCCCCAAGACGCTGGCCGTGCAGCACGCGGAGCGTCTGGCGCTCGTCGCGGCGCGTCCACTCGTCTGGCTTTCCCGAGTCGCCTCGCCAGTGGTCTGGTTCCTGTCTGGCGCCACGACGATCGCGCTCCGTGTACTCGGCGTACGCTACCCGGGACGGGTACCGAGCGTGACGCGCGAAGAACTCTTGACGCTCCTCGATGTCGCGGCACGCGAAGGTTCGGTAAGTCGGGAAGAAGCGCGGCTCATCGAGGATGCCTTCGAGTTCGGTGAAATCACCGTGCGCACGGTCATGGTTCCGCGCGTCGATATGATCACGGTTGCCGCGTCCATGCCGTTGGCACAGGCGGTCGAGCACTTTTTCCGCACCGGGTTGTCGCGGTTGCCGGTGATCGGTGACTCGCCGGACGATGTGCGGGGTGTCCTCTACATCAAGGATGTGTTCCGCATCGTCTGGCAGCAACCGGCGATGAAAGAGCAGCCGTGCCATCGCTTCGCGCGCCCAGCAGTCTTCGTCCCCGAACACACGCCGGCACGGCAGGCGCTCCGCTTGCTCCGCCTCCGCCGGACGAAGATCGCGATCGTCGTCGACGAGTTCGGCGGTGTCGCGGGACTGGTCACGCTCGAGGACCTGCTCGAGCGGATCGTCGGTGAGATCGCCGACGAGTTCGATCCGGACTACGAGCCGCTCCGCGAAATCGCACCCGGCGTGCTCGAGGTGGACGGACGGGTCTCCCTGGACGAGTTGCTGGACCGCCTCGAACTGGATGAGGAAGAACTGGGTGTCGAGTTCGAGGCGGAGTCGGTCGGTGGCGTGATCATCGAGTTCCTGGGGAGGTTCCCGGAAGTCGGGGACACGGTGCAGCTGGGCCCCTTGCGCCTCGAGGTGCGCTCGATGGAAGGGTACCGGGTTCGGGTCGTGCGGGTCACGTACGAGGCACGGTCGGCGGAATGA
- a CDS encoding nuclear transport factor 2 family protein produces MRQPTWTIVAIAAGLVVLIVATTVLVLLVERAGPPQYPPDSPEATVVAFVEALRAADRDQVLALLSSRARAELERREQMEPFYDFDAELRGASESLRTARVRIDRVEVRGGRALVTVTIERTGPALEPSFPFPAVGGGTFSYERTLALVRDGGAWKVDEVAFYF; encoded by the coding sequence GTGCGGCAGCCGACATGGACGATCGTGGCGATCGCTGCTGGCTTGGTCGTGCTGATCGTCGCGACGACGGTACTCGTCCTACTCGTCGAACGCGCGGGGCCGCCCCAGTATCCACCCGACTCACCGGAAGCGACGGTTGTTGCCTTCGTCGAGGCGCTGCGTGCTGCCGACCGAGACCAGGTGCTCGCGCTCCTCTCCTCACGCGCCCGTGCGGAGCTGGAACGACGCGAGCAGATGGAACCCTTCTACGACTTCGATGCCGAACTCCGCGGCGCCAGCGAGAGCCTCCGCACGGCGCGAGTGCGGATCGATCGCGTCGAGGTGCGAGGAGGGCGCGCACTGGTGACCGTGACGATCGAGCGGACAGGTCCTGCCCTCGAGCCGAGTTTTCCGTTTCCGGCGGTCGGTGGCGGTACGTTCTCCTATGAGCGCACGCTCGCTCTGGTGCGTGACGGCGGTGCATGGAAGGTCGACGAAGTGGCTTTTTACTTTTAA